The Fusarium fujikuroi IMI 58289 draft genome, chromosome FFUJ_chr01 sequence AGTCAGGGCCCTTGTGGCCAGAGTTAAGCTTGGCGGCCTGGACACTGCCGGGAGCTGAGTTCTGGCTATCCTCCATGTTGTAGTCCATTgtgagatgttgatgctgatgttgtTTCCTCGAGTAAAACTGAGTATGAAGAGATGCCGACAACCGAGAAAGCAACAGAAGAGTAGATGCTATTATAGGTTGCTAGGGAGCGATAGGGAATTGTTTATGTACAGACAACAATTCCGCAAGTGGAAAGAGGTGAAGGTGGACGAATGCAGGGGCGATTGAGGGAGACAAAAAGACGTTTGGCTGTGGCGTACACGGGAAGGGGTGAAAACGAATAGAGAGAAAGCCCGGGTTCTAAGTTGTCTTTTAAAGTGAGACGATGTGCAATATATTATTTTGGATTGCGGCAGAATTGAATAGATGGAAGGGCAATGATTTCTTAACTCAAGCTTGAACAAAGGCTCCAACTGTTTACCGCAGCAACCAGCGCGACTAGGGTCCAGGTGAATAATACACCACAGCCAATGGTCTCCAATACAAGGCAGCAGTGCTGAAACTGTAGGGCATGTTTGTGCTGTGAGAGGGTGCACAGGGCGCTAAGTGGCGCTATCTTTAGGGGACCTGGATCGGGTCTCATAgcaacaaaaaaaaaaaacactttaCGCGGTGAATAGACGCGGACCAACGCGTACAACTTCTGGACTTGAAGTATCAGGACGATATTCCTCAACTGAACGATTGGTTATTGTTGAACAAGAATATTACTAGTAGCAACACAATCCAGATACCATCATAAAttcacctacctacctttaCACAATGGTAAGCTGGACATTCCTTATTTAGCCCCTATCAATAGCGTCTACCAAGCTTTTCTCCAGTGACAGATCATCAGTATCAAGGAGATTGTGAATGATTCACGGTCATACCTCTATAGTTTCCCCCGACAGATCTTAGCCTCCCGATTCGCTTTCGGTGTCAAGTCTGAGCTGTCGCTGCTTTACTCTGAGCAGAGTTGATCAGGAGGGTGATCAAGTCTGAGCACGACAGAACTCTCTTGCGCTTCGGGTACGCATAGGTCGCCGCAGAAGGGATACCAAAGCGGAGAGCCCCTTAAGCCCTACGATTCCGTATCCCTTGCGGTCGGTGGGTTATGTCTGTTTCGTGGCTGTGATTCCTATTACGATGCTTGCCGGGGCGATACTTGTTGCAATTAGCTTCATATTGGCAGTATATCGGCGTGTTGACTGCCGTCTTTCCATAGCTCATTTTCATAGGAAGTTGCATCGAAGACTTTTCATTTATTcatcgaagacgaagactACTTCTTCGTCCGGCTGAGCCGGCGTTTCTCCTGTTGCAGTTCCTCTGACAACGTGgtgtttctttttgcttccaCAGCATGAATCATGTCATTCGTGATGTCTGTGCCAGATTCCCTTACTCCGGACGCATCTTGCGCCAGGGTATCGGACCCCTAATCTAACATAGCCTTAATAACCTGGATCTGCTCCAGCACAGCTGACCGACTAGTACCGCCTTTAGACGATTTCGCCTCGACACTCGACTCGTACTCGAATGCCTCCGCAATGCCCGCTGTGAACCGCGGATCAATAGCTTGCAGTTGCTCCAGTGTTAGCTTGTCCATTGAAACCCCAGAGTTTTCAGACAGCGCAACAACACGTCCAGAGATATGGTGAGCTTCTCTGAACGGGCATCCATTTCGTACCAGCCACTCCGCGACATCAGTAGCTAGCATCGTTTTATCTAGAGCAGCCTGCATCCGCTCAGGTCGCACCTTTAGTGTAGAGACGACACCGTTAGCTATGCCGAGACTATCAGACACagtctcaactgcatcaAGCATAGGTTCCCATCCCTCCTGGGCATccttattatagcaataTGGCAGGCCTTTCATAGTCTGCCAAGTGAATAGTTAGTAGCTGCTCTCCACACGCTCTTGGTCGCAAAGAGGGGGCAATCGTCTGAAATAGTTATGAAgactcaccatcatcaacccaGCCAGTTGACCGAAAGAACGCCCTGACTTGCCGCGCAAAAGCTCGCAACTATCGGGGTTATGTTTGTTTGGCATTAAAGAACTACCCGTACTGTATGCGTCGGCCAGTCGGAGGAAAGAGAACTCAGAGGATGAGTAAAGAATAAGGTCCTCAGCCCACCTGCTGATGTGGTTGGTGAAAACGCTCGTGAAGATTAGGAAGTCGAGAATAAAATCCCTTTCAGCGCTTGTGTTCATAGAGTTTAAGGTGATTCCGCTGAAACCAAGCTCCTGAGCTATTGAGTCTCGATCAATTCCAAAGGGATTGCCAGCCAGAGCGCCGCAGCCAAGTGGACTGAGGTTGACCCTTTCGAAAACTTGGCGGAGTCGCTCGAGATCTTGCTTGAACGAAGCGGTATGCGCCATCAGCCATTGGGCCCACctaaattaagaaataatatgAGTAATTGGGGGTGAAATGGAAGGGCGTGCTGATATACCTGATGGGTTGGGCGCGCTGGAGGTGGGTGTATCCTGGCATGATGTAGTCGCTGCGGTTGCCAGTCAGTAAGGCGGCGATTCTGGCTAGAGGTGGGGCTGGACTTACATCTCAGACTCGGCGCGGGCGATAATGACCTTGAGAAATGCGACAAGTTGGGCGTCGATTTCGCGGATTCGATCGCGTAGCCACATGCGCATATCGCAGACAACTTGCTCATTGCGGCTGCGCCCCGTGTGCAGCCGACCCGCGATGTCCTTGCCGATGACCTCCCCTAGGCGACGTTCATTTGCGGTGTGGATCTGGCCCATTATGTTAGCTTCTAAATGTCGAGTAGAATCGAGTGGCGTCTCACATCTTCGTCGTTCGGCATGATTGCGAAAGTTCCTTGCTTCCATTCCTCCATCACTTGGAGCAAACCACGCTCAATCGCTTGGAAGTCGTCTTCGCTAATAATGCCAGCCTTCGAGTTGGCCCGGGCAAAAGCGATCGATCCGAGGATGTCCTCCTTATAGAGAGCCTTATCGTAGTTGATGGAGGCATTATACTTATACATGAGAGGATCAATTGCACCTGCAACACCGTGTAGTCAGTATATAGCTATTCGAAGCTTGCTTTCCAGGGCATTCGAACCTGTGAACCGGCCTCCCCAGAGCATGTTAGCTGCTGGAGCGCCTGCCTTATTCTCTGCCATGATGAGGTCTTTGCGAGTGGTGTTAATTGCGTTCGTTGCTTTCGTTATCGAGGTCAAGGGCGGGGGTTGTTGTTAAATGTCGAGAAAATTGTCGAGGGGCATCCGATACCGGCTAAAAGTTATCGCGTATGCGGCATCGGACAAGAGCCTGGGACCCAATGAAGGTTACCCTGCGAAATAAGAGTCACATTGAGAACTTTAACGGATGCCCGGGTTGATTAAGCTTGTGTTTGTTGTCGTGAGTCAGAGTCTCATCGGACGCAATCAATTGGTTGGAGGCAAGAATCGCTGATGGTAAAAGCAGAACATTAATCAAGtgttgaaagaaagaaacaagcaCTAGAATACGCCAAACTTCCCATCACTAACCAATCTGCCTACCTCGCCTCTGGTCGCGTCCAACTGAATCCTAAACTTGTATGAAGTTAAGAAGCCATAGTGTAAATTTAAAGTTGTATACGTAAAAGGTAATAGGTTAGCATAGAGCCTGTTAGAGGGAGAGGGCGACGTCGAGGTGATCAAAGGTGATGCTCAGTGATTAAGAGCAGTGGTGCTGACTAACCAGATCGGGCCGCTGGCCGTTTCGTTGCagactacggagtacaggtAGGTAGTCTCAGTTACTCAATCTGCTGTGAATCGAGCTCGATCTTGTATGACTTCATTACCTAGACTCTTCATAACTAACACAAACCAATGAATCAGTCACAATTAGACCCCCTACCAACGGATCTTCCCTTCCGAATCGTCTCCAAGACCGTGGGTCGAGGAGCATATGCCTCGTTAGTTTTACCCCATGTTTCACTCACGATAACCGAGATGTTCACTGCTGACCTCAACACAGCATCAAGAAAGCAATTCCCCTGGACGCCCCAACGCCAGTTTTTGCTGTAAAGCTCATCCACAAGGGTTATGCTGTCAAACATGGTCGCATTTCTACCAAGCAGTTGGCCATGGAGGTCTCGCTGCATTCACATATCGGCCAGCATCCCAACATTATCGAGTGGTTCGCTTCAGGAGAAGATGATATTTGGCGATGGATTGCCATGGAGTACGCAGAAGGTGGTGATCTTTTCGACaagattgaagctgatgtTGGTGTCCGCGAGGATATTGCCCAAGTTTACTTCGTTCAGCTCATCAGCGGCGTGAGCTTCATGCACTCCAAGGGCGTGGCACATCGTGATCTCAAGCCTGAGAATATTCTCCTCTCTCAGGACGGATCTTTAAAACTCGCAGACTTTGGTATGGCCACAATGTTTGAGTACAAAGGTCAGCGAAAGTTGAGCTCAACACTATGTGGTAGCCCACCTTATATCGCCCCTGAAATCCTTGCTTGTGGGCGTGCAGCAGACAAGAAGCTACCCAACGCTGCCAAGTACTCTCCAGACTTGGTCGATGTTTGGTCTTGCGGTGTTATTCTATTCGTTCTTCTCGTCGGCAACACGCCATGGGATGAGCCTTCACAAGGCAGCTGGGAGTTTCAGGAATATGTAAGAACATCTGGTCGCAGCACGGATGCTCTGTGGGGGAGAGTCCCAGCAGAAGCACTATCTCTACTACGAGGGATGATGAGCATTGATTCATCAAAACGCTTCAACTTTACTCAAGTGCGCCAACACCCTTGGTACACAAGACACAATGCCCTCCTCAACTCGGATGGCCGAGTCACAGATCCCATCAACTTGGCGACACAGATGCTGGAGAATCTCCGCATCGACTTCAACCACCACCCAACATCACAGCCTTCGTCGAGCGACAATATGGACATAGATACTGGCCTGAATGTCGGGAAATTCTCCTCTACCCAGCCAGAGACACCAATCGCTGATAAGGACTGGGATTGGGAGCGTCCTCCACTTCGCTCTATGGCCTCGCCAGCCTCATCACTCCCACACACTCACGATGTGAGCCGAGCAATGCTCGATACACTCGCCGACGAGCCATCTATGTCTCAATTCTCTCAGACTCCTGGTCCTTCTATGACCCTCACCCAGCAAGCTCGCCGTTTCCGCGACATTTGTCCCCCAGAGTCACTTactcgcttcttctcggctGTGCCTCCGGCCCACATCATCCAGATGATTAACGATGCTCTCCACCATCTGAATGTCCCCACGACCAATATCTCGCCTAATCCACATGGCAACCCTGTCGCTAAGATAAAGGTCAAAGCACTCGACGGTCGTCAACAAAGTTTGCATGGCGAGATTCAAGTGGATCGTCAGCCTCTGCCAGACGGAACAGAGGTCCTTGACATTCGCttcgtcaaggtcaagggtgATCCTCTTGAATGGCGACGATTCTTCAAGAAGGTGGTTATTTTGTGTAAGGATGGTGTATACGTCCCCGAAACTTAGAGAGGAGGGGACTGTCTTGTAAAGTTAGAACAAGACATTCATAGATGTCAGGATTTGACAGTTGGATCGTAAAGCTCATGATCAGACATAGTCATATACATAATGCGAGAACTTGAGATACCCTCAGGTAGCAAGAAAAGTTCCGACCTTGAGGCAAGGTATCAAAAATACATAGCCTAAGGTCTACTAAATCTTTGCTAAATTTATGTCAACATGAGTCTTTTGTTCCACCTGTTGTATCTATCCTAAGATTTTCTGGCATCCCCCAAGATACAAACAGGATCCCGATAGTTCCTCTTTCTTAGGCGTTTGCCTTGCTATACTTATACTGCTCAACCTGAAGCCCGAAATGATTGAATGCTTTCAtgccttcatcttctatcCCCCAACGTCCAAGTTCCAAAGACTGATTAGCATCTAATGAGTTTAGAATCTCATCCAGATCAAACTCCAAGTTTGGATATGGCTCAGTTTCAAAATTATGGATTTCTTGAGGTACTTGCGGAGAGCTCTCAGCTGGTATCTCCTGAGGGTCTGGACTTCTCGAGGGCGACCTCCGTCTCCTTGAGACGGAATACCCCCGATCCGGTTTTCTCTTGCCCTTGCGAAAAGATTCcataatatctttaaggaCATTAGTAGCGATATCGGTGATCGTTTGAGAAGTGAAGGTTTGCTCCATAAGTCCATCGACTAAATTCTCAATGCGAGGCCGCATACGTACTGAGAACTCACGTCGTGCGTAGTCCTCAAAGCTGTCCAGTAAATTCGCTCCAGCCTGCTCGATGTCTTGCTCGGGTTGCTCAATTTGCAAAGAGCAGAGTTCCGGATCTGAGACCATGTTAGGCTGTGACTTTATGGTCCAGGGGCATGGACTTACATGGAGAGGGGACAGGATCATCGTCAGGGAAGAGAATCTTGTACATCTCAAcccatttctcttcttcagtaACTTGTCGAGCTTTcccattcttcctctttctgaTGCGGAGTAGTCTCTCTTGCTCTTCGTTgattccttcttcctcaggcTCTTCACTTTGTCTCTCGCAGATAGTGTCCGCTCGCAGATGTTCGTTGAGGTTGAAAGCTGATTTGAGGTCTTGCCTGCATCTATTGCATCGGAACCTGGGAAGCCTATGTCGCCGATATATATGCTCTCTGGATGTACCGTTAGATATTTTATCCAATtcagtacctaggtaagttTGACTTACTTGACCCGATGAACAGAGGTCCAGCCCGGCCAGCAACAACTTTTCCAGTGGGATGTTTTATACCTCTCGCGATTATGCTTGAAGAAAGGACAAACATATCTGGTTTCGATATCAACGCTACCTTTCCGCTTCTTCTGGGCCCGATCTGGtgtctcatcatcctcaccaaactcatcatcagagtcaCTTCCCTGATGCTTTCTTTTGTTTTGGCTGTTTGATGACTCTCCAATACGACCGGGTGCTATGATCACTGGTGTAGGGCTACCACTCGAAGTAGACTGGCCGTTCTGAACCCCGTGTCTTTTGAGTGCCACCTCAAACCACTCCTGGAGTCTCGCCATTAACTGAGCCACGAGGTGatgctttcttctctctgcgACTgcagacgatgaagaggcttGGTCGCTACTGCAGTACGTCTCGACACTATCCTCTGAAGTTTCTCGACTATAGCCACAGTCCGAAGGATCTGTGGACAACGGGAGAGCGGACTGGGACTTAGGATCTGGCCGTTGAGCAAGAATATGGGGAAACTGAGATAGGTCGAGATTTTGATAGTCCTCGAAAGCCTCAGTCAATTCCGCGTTCCAGGGAATGGATTCTGTAAAATCAAAGTCTTGAGATTTTAGAGGGATAGGGAGGCCTTTGAAGGCATCTTCCAATGGAGCATGAGTGCAGCTCTCAGTCGTGCTTCCAGCTGAACAGAAACATCCGCTGTCTATCGAAATACCACCAGTCGACCACGAGGTACCCGAGCTTTCTGTTCTGCACATTGGTTTGTCTTCGTCCAAATTTGAGGCCTCTATACTTGGTATCTTAAGATACGAAGTTGTCGAAATATTGTTGTCCATGGGAGGAATAGCCATCCCAAAGGAAGGAGTCAACAAACTAGCCAAGCTGCTGGTGTTTAGTGGCATGAGGTGGGAGACATTGTCTCCTCGCTTAGAGATGCCAGTAAGCTTCGAGCCTTGACGCCGTCCAACCTCGAATGTAGCTTTCTCCAAGAGCATTGCTGTGATGCGGTTCTGCCGCTCTGTTAAAGGCTTCAGAGCAGCCCGCTGGTTGTTATGTCTCGGGTCAGACATGCTGCATGTAGAGCTGAGCCCAGATAGCGGTGTACCggtttttttctctcttttgaGATGTAAAGAAAGACGAGAATGGATGTATTTCAATCGCGGTAACTGGTTCCTCAAAACTTTTTGAGGAGTAAGTTCACTGTGAATTGCTGAACAACTTTGGGGTAGTGTGCTTTATATGACTAGTTAGTTCGCAATTGCGCAAGTTCCCAATGGCGGGCGAACCATACATGAGCAAAGGCACAACGAGGCAAGCATCCTCGCCAGCCAGTCGGATGGGTTGAAAATAAGCGCATTTCTTGTTATTAGAACGTACTTTACTCTCACACAATATCGAGTATAGGGCGGTGGACAACGCCACAAGGCAAATCCGACGCAACTCGACTCGCCCGACAAGCAGTATCAAGAAAAGCCCGCGTAGGCGTGAGTCGGTGCATCCGAATGACAGAGAATCAATAGACCATCAAGCCGGTTGACACAAAACCAAACAAAAAACACATTTCGGTCTAGCCATCTGATTCGGCAACGACGAATTAGGGGCAAACATAAGCAAATTGTACACCTTCACTACAACTAGTCTCCGTGACAGTGCAACTAGGATGAAATGGTATTTTAGAATTCAAGCGCCAAGTCTATCCCCTGCCGTCTATCTTGATCCGATGGTTATCATCTCATGACCTGCATGGCAATACAATGGCTCAACCCATAAATCAAATTGGTATCTCACATCCTCctgttcatcatcttcatagGCTCGCAAAGCCTGTAAGTCACAGATCTAAACCAGAGTCCCGTAACGCCTGCACAAAGAACTGGCTGTCTAGGCGTCGCAAAAAGTTCTCGTTAATGCCCGTCATTTGAAGCCCTCCATCAAGAAATGACTGGAATTCTTGTGTAGGAGATACAATAGAGCTCGAGTCTTGACTGCTACCGACTTTTGGCTTCTGCCGACAGGACTGCATACTCTCCATGAGTGTATTGCAAGCTAGCTGGACCACCAGAGGTGCCAGCGTAGGTTGCAAGTTCTTCATCTCACCGACATTGCCTCGAAGGCGCTGCTCAAAATCAGACATGAGGTTCGTTTCAAAGTCATCATTGTTGCTCTTCTGTAAGCGATCATAATCTGGGCATTGTTAGCACTCAGTTCTTGCAGTGTATGTGGTTGAACACTAACACGGTGTAGGCACCAGGCCCCCTCCAGGAAAGATGATCTTGTACACATCATTCCATCTCTGTTCCTCGACCTCTTTGATATCTGCTGCGGGGTCGCATTTTCTGGCTCTTGCGTGCAGTGCCTTGGACTGGCTTGCGTTGATGCCTTCATGCTCCTGGGTGTTGCGACTCTGGACTTCGCAAGGTGCAGAGGCTCTTAGATGCCTAGAGAGCTTCAACTCTGTCTTGAAACACTGAAAGCAGCGCTGACACTCATATTCTGGGAGTGTATGACTGCGGAAGATGTGTTCCCTGGAGATATGTCAGTCGGCTCCTGGATGTTTTAGGGGGAACACCACTTACTTGACTCGATGAACTGTCTCCCACCCAGGCCCGCAGCAACTTCTTGAGTTTGCATAGCGTTCTGGGTCATTCTTATAAAAGGGGCAGGCAAATCGTGGTGCCGTAGAAGTCGTCTTGGATCGTTTCTTGTCCACAGACGTCCCGTCAGCTTCGTCTGTTGATGAATCATCGAGCTCAACACAGTCAAAAGCTCGCTTTTTTGACTGGCCAGGCACGATAATctcttgttgaggctgattCATCAAGTTGATTGGTGGAACTGTCTCTTCTAGACACTTAATGGGTCTTTGTCCCGGAATCGGAGCCGGTACATCCTCTTCAAAGAGAACTGTGGCTTGTCGCGGCACATCTGCTGGCGCCGGCAACAGTGAGTTTCCATTGAGTATTCCCAGAGCGTCAAACCACAAATGATTTGTGGGATCAATGGGGTTGAAGAGATCAGCGTCGTCTCCAGTGACAAGGTTGCCCAGCGTTGCATCATCTGCAGGGGACACACTCAGTGACGATGTCATATAGTGGCCATTGTGGTGGCCAGTTGTCCGTGATGTGTAATCTGAAGCACTGTGTCGACGTTGATGTCTTCGACCCGAGCCTCGAAGTTTTGATCTGACCTTGAGCAGCAACCACAGCCACCCAAATCGTCTGATCAGGACTTTAAAGGCTTCGGTCTTAGTCGCTGGGACGAGGGCTTGTGACGATGAGCCCTGCTGAGGCCTGGGGTATGGCCATTCACCAGCTGATGAGAAGCTTGGATGAGGACTGAAAGTGGGTTGGCTGAGAAGAGCCATGTCGTAGCTTGGGTAACCATTGGTTGAGGAACTCATAGGTAAAGGCGACTCCGAGAACCCATATTGTGGACGGAcattggtgttgatagcGCTGAGACCTCCTTGCACTGCCCAGGGATAATTGGCCACTGGTCTATTATGTGTACCAtcctgagattgagattgggCAGTGAATTCGGGTAAAGGTGTAGGGTACGAGTACATTGAGACGATGTGTTGGTACAGGAAATCGCCTTTGTTGATCTGAGGCGAAGCTTATTTATAGACGGTAGCTTCTTGTTGGATAAACTGATTTGTATTGCTGTATGGCGCTAGCCAAGTGATACTAGTTACgataaggtatatataagtGTTGTATATATATCTTCTGAACTAGGTTTCAGGTTAAATGGAAATAAGATCTCGTTTAAAGAGCCGGGAATGAAGAGAGGCGAAAATGAGATCCTAGGGGGAATAGCTCGTATTTAAATCTGGAGGCCTTTGCGCAGCTGCGCATTTGCCTGTGGTTGGTTGCGAACCAGGAGCTGAGATGGCAGCAAGGCAACGGGACCCTCTGAAAGTGCAACTGAACAGCCCCCAAAGTCCCTTACTTCCAAGATAAGTCTTGAGCCACAAGGGGTTGAGAGCGgctcttcagtcttggcttttgaATCCTTCCAAGACAAAGGCAGCGAGTTTGTAGTGAGTACAGAGGTTATAAACCCCTGGCTTCAGAGACAATTGGACAATCGACCAAAAAGAGAGTTCAGCGAAGCTCAGATAATGGTGATAATCCGCTAAAAGAgacaagatcttctcaaagaactCTCAAAGAGACAACAAGGACAGTCCACAGGGTTGAGAGACTGTCTTGGGGCTGTCATGGGAATGGCCAGACTATCAAGGCTTGACTGATGGCATGGCACAGTCAgcttgattgaggctgtGGGCTCCCTCACACTAGCAGCTGAGTTGTGCATGGCTCACCAACTTGCATGTAACAGCACAACTCACAAAAATGTGCCAATAAACCAACCAGTAAGCGGCTGAATCGATTTACCCAAGTCCATTTTGGGTATGCTTGACGCCAAATTCTATGTATGCCCTGAAAAACGCCCGACGCCTTGCATAACAACATGTACAAGCATCCTTACTCGGCCTGCGTGACTGGTTCTTTCAGTTGTTCATTCCACTCAAAGCCTGAAAACAAACGTCAGCCTGATTTGGTTGAAAGTGAAAGGGTTGGGGGCTGTACGTTGACGACACATGGGGCATTGCCCTCTCGATGAATCTTGTTTGATCCATTCCAATATGCAGTGCTAAACACAAACGTCGTCACAGTCAGCACGTAAATATTCACGATAACCAAGATAGAGAGATAAGGTGAACTCGAACCATGTGAAAGTTGTGACCGCACTTCCCTGACACTGAGGTTCATCTTGCGTTAGTGAGTTTATCTTTATCGAGATGGTCTGATGTTTACTTACACAGGCTGCAATCGTCGCCTGGGTATTTACATGTCGGGCACGTCCCGTCAAAGTGGACCTGACAGATACCACAAACATCGTCTTCAGGTATGTCCCAGCGCCAAGTAGCGACCGTATTCCACTTCTTGATGGTGACCTTCATGATGTTTTGAGGAAGAAAAGTCACGGGATCGATATTGTAGAGATGAGGATTTCTGGGGGCTAGGATCGAGACTCAAAGTGGCCGTGCAACCTCTGAGTGAAGAAGGGTCAAGGTTTGAAGCACTAACGTCGACGTGGGGGAGGCACATGAGCTCAGGTTGACAAGGTGAGAGGTCCGAGACTCCAACCGAGTGGATTGGGCTGTAGTGGTGGGTGGGCGCCTGTCCGTTTGGCGCTTCAGTGACCTCATCCGCTGAGGGCCACCCACTGAACAAGCTGTAGCCCGCTATAGAAACCCCTCTGACTCCGTCATCGCCCACCGTTGGAAATGACTGATGGGGGTGGTCCAAGCTCCTCACGATTTCGCCAACCTCGCCCGCACTTGCGCGAAAGGTATCATCCATTCAAAGTTGACTCGATTGGTCGTTAACCTCTCGTCATCACCCTCACTCGCCTCACGTCAAGCACACCAGACAATTCTTTGCGGTACTATCCCGCCGACGAATGAGGACGTAGATAGACAGTTAAGCCTTTTGCTGACTGTCTTTTCCTACAGTGTCTGGCCTACGAATTTGCATTTCGTTTGGCTCTGACTCTTATCAATCGCTCAGGAACTTGCCCTACGTCAAGTCACTGAGTCCGACAAACTCCCACCACCTCTTCCTATCCGAAACACAACATCTTTTACGATGGCGTCTATCGCAATCTGCCGCTCAACAAGAGCTGGGATTCCTCAATGGGGCTCCAAGGTTTTCCGACCTTCCCTGCTCACCCGCCGAAACTTCTCATCCTATCTCGTCACCCCGAAAGAGCTTCACGAAGCCCTCAAGAAGAACCCTCCGTCGCCGATCAGCACCGATCCTCGAGTAATTCCTCTCTGCGCATCATGGTTTCTCCCCAACGATGGCCGATCCGGTATCCAAACGTTTCGCGAACAGAGAATTCCTAAGGCCCGTTTCTTTGACCTAGATAAGGTCATTGACAAGCGCAGTCCCTATCCTCACATGCTTCCTAACCCCAAGGGCTTCGCTGCTGCCATGAGTGAGCTGGGTATTCGAAAAGAGGACATTGTGGTGGTGTACGACAGCAAGGAGCTTGGTATTTTCAGCGCACCCCGTGTGGGTTGGACCATGAAGGTTTTCGGCCATGACAAGGTTCACATACTAAACAACTTCAAGCTGTGGGTGGATCAGGGCCTGCCTACCGAGTCGGGAGAACTCTACAGTATCGAGTGCTATCCTTATCAGATCcccgagatggaagagaaccGAGTTG is a genomic window containing:
- a CDS encoding anaphase promoting complex subunit 11 — protein: MKVTIKKWNTVATWRWDIPEDDVCGICQVHFDGTCPTCKYPGDDCSLCFEWNEQLKEPVTQAE
- a CDS encoding related to thiosulfate sulfurtransferases; the encoded protein is MASIAICRSTRAGIPQWGSKVFRPSLLTRRNFSSYLVTPKELHEALKKNPPSPISTDPRVIPLCASWFLPNDGRSGIQTFREQRIPKARFFDLDKVIDKRSPYPHMLPNPKGFAAAMSELGIRKEDIVVVYDSKELGIFSAPRVGWTMKVFGHDKVHILNNFKLWVDQGLPTESGELYSIECYPYQIPEMEENRVASFEQVKEVAQDHNKEGAEGVQILDARPHGRFTGESPEPREGLSSGHIPGSINIPFSSVLDPETKAFLPKDQLQKLFAEKGVDPQKPIISSCGTGVTACVIDTALEEAGVGSPESRRVYDGSWTEWAQRVQPSENLIVKTTKE
- a CDS encoding probable argininosuccinate lyase, producing the protein MAENKAGAPAANMLWGGRFTGAIDPLMYKYNASINYDKALYKEDILGSIAFARANSKAGIISEDDFQAIERGLLQVMEEWKQGTFAIMPNDEDIHTANERRLGEVIGKDIAGRLHTGRSRNEQVVCDMRMWLRDRIREIDAQLVAFLKVIIARAESEIDYIMPGYTHLQRAQPIRWAQWLMAHTASFKQDLERLRQVFERVNLSPLGCGALAGNPFGIDRDSIAQELGFSGITLNSMNTSAERDFILDFLIFTSVFTNHISRWAEDLILYSSSEFSFLRLADAYSTGSSLMPNKHNPDSCELLRGKSGRSFGQLAGLMMTMKGLPYCYNKDAQEGWEPMLDAVETVSDSLGIANGVVSTLKVRPERMQAALDKTMLATDVAEWLVRNGCPFREAHHISGRVVALSENSGVSMDKLTLEQLQAIDPRFTAGIAEAFEYESSVEAKSSKGGTSRSAVLEQIQVIKAMLD
- a CDS encoding related to protein kinase chk1, translated to MNQSQLDPLPTDLPFRIVSKTVGRGAYASIKKAIPLDAPTPVFAVKLIHKGYAVKHGRISTKQLAMEVSLHSHIGQHPNIIEWFASGEDDIWRWIAMEYAEGGDLFDKIEADVGVREDIAQVYFVQLISGVSFMHSKGVAHRDLKPENILLSQDGSLKLADFGMATMFEYKGQRKLSSTLCGSPPYIAPEILACGRAADKKLPNAAKYSPDLVDVWSCGVILFVLLVGNTPWDEPSQGSWEFQEYVRTSGRSTDALWGRVPAEALSLLRGMMSIDSSKRFNFTQVRQHPWYTRHNALLNSDGRVTDPINLATQMLENLRIDFNHHPTSQPSSSDNMDIDTGLNVGKFSSTQPETPIADKDWDWERPPLRSMASPASSLPHTHDVSRAMLDTLADEPSMSQFSQTPGPSMTLTQQARRFRDICPPESLTRFFSAVPPAHIIQMINDALHHLNVPTTNISPNPHGNPVAKIKVKALDGRQQSLHGEIQVDRQPLPDGTEVLDIRFVKVKGDPLEWRRFFKKVVILCKDGVYVPET